From the Saccharomycodes ludwigii strain NBRC 1722 chromosome I, whole genome shotgun sequence genome, one window contains:
- the APL4 gene encoding AP-1 complex subunit gamma (similar to Saccharomyces cerevisiae YPR029C | APL4 | clathrin Adaptor Protein complex Large chain), producing MGSLKQFIKDVRNANTLAKERSIITKESAKIRTQLRNDQLEISKRRSNIQKLLYLYILGEKTHFGQVECINLIASDNFINKRLGYLAAMLLLKNENPDLLTLITNLINYDLQHSNKYIVALALTTMGDLCNAELAIDLYPDVLNILNKRLDEPYLIKHSLFVASEIILKAPQLIIQFTNDGLIGKIIKNYRNRSLRTLSNCTHGVLLAVLQFMKICLLQQKQQKQEPGKEFSEEEIQDFDETIKRNFTPLIPELMEILKTCHTNSFEPEYDVNGVSDPFLQVALLQTLTLLFSSNLDVDVLKNDLQYLLTNIATTNETNNRGFSVQYETVKTIFILDLDPSLRVLGVNILGKFLNSKDSNNKYVALNTLLKVVPIEPETVTRHKKFIVRCLYELDPSIKRRSLELIFAIFNKSNAGELISELIKFLSQSTESDKGLMLYIVDNLLDLYFDSVNNTHTTFLSEADQFIMIVALLKYCGKFIYFDRLSDILLIVNNFKQTETKKKLTVELLSKLINKGKDNKKEDDDYYYYYYDNNYGWKLISCWCCGEYGDLIHNEFLDDQLVSFLTSLNQEFYSQSNMHMINYILTSCLKLSIKIADKQNIEKLRQLIKSHSMDANLILQMKANQFLVLFNEPAHVKRGILDVMPAFSKNVATVGVKNNGNGLSYNEDSVSKGNHKTFNNKNQQTDLLLDLLDDIPANDTTGALANNASASTADMNSISLPTSSIELYTSKDYCLKIYGNITSIADNEANLDIYIQNTATNNRKGTNLKIFIAVSKHQKVTLGHLSDTIIPSNNGGMVKQKVRITGEGKLKLRVRLQFLDETNNEKTIQFDYKFDEKL from the coding sequence atggGATCCttaaaacaatttattaaGGATGTTAGAAACGCCAATACCTTGGCAAAGGAAAGATCAATTATAACCAAAGAATCTGCCAAAATTAGAACCCAACTAAGAAATGACCAATTGGAAATATCCAAAAGAAGATCGAATATTCAAAAGTTGCTATATTTGTATATTCTGGGTGAAAAAACTCATTTTGGTCAGGTAGAGTGTATTAATTTAATTGCATctgataattttattaacaaaagATTAGGGTATTTAGCTGCgatgttattattgaagAATGAAAACCCAGATTTATTGACATTGATAActaatttaattaattacgACTTACAACATTCCAATAAGTATATTGTTGCTTTAGCTTTGACTACCATGGGTGATTTGTGCAATGCCGAATTGGCCATTGATTTATATCCCGATGttttaaacattttaaacaaaagattAGATGAGCCTTACTTAATTAAGCATTCTTTATTTGTAGCTTCCgaaataattttgaagGCTCCTCAGcttattattcaattcaCTAATGACGGACTGATtggtaaaattattaaaaattatcgTAACAGATCGTTAAGGACCTTGTCTAACTGTACTCATGGGGTACTATTGGCAGTTTTACAATTTATGAAAATATGTTTGctacaacaaaaacagcAGAAACAAGAACCTGGGAAAGAGTTTAGTGAGGAAGAAATTCAAGATTTCGATGAAACTatcaaaagaaattttacGCCTTTAATACCTGAGTTAATGGAAATCTTGAAAACTTGCCATACAAATAGTTTTGAGCCTGAGTATGATGTTAATGGCGTATCTGATCCCTTTTTACAAGTTGCTTTGTTGCAAACATTAACATTACTCTTTTCTTCTAACTTAGATGTtgatgttttgaaaaatgatctccaatatttattaactaATATTGCTACGACAAATGAAACCAACAATAGAGGGTTTTCAGTTCAATATGAAACAGTTAAAAcgatatttattttagatTTAGATCCGTCATTAAGAGTTTTAGGTGTAAACATTTTGggtaaatttttgaattcCAAAGAttctaataacaaatatgtTGCCCTAAACACTTTACTAAAAGTTGTCCCAATCGAACCTGAAACGGTCACCAGGCATAAGAAATTTATTGTTCGCTGTTTGTATGAATTGGATCCTTctattaaaagaagaagcttagaattaatttttgccatatttaataaatccaaTGCTGGCGAGTTGATTTCAGAGTtgatcaaatttttaagcCAATCAACCGAAAGTGACAAGGGATTGATGTTATACATCGTAGACAATTTACttgatttatattttgattcTGTTAACAATACTCACACTACTTTTTTATCTGAAGCCGATCAATTTATCATGATTGTTGCATTATTGAAGTACTGTGggaaatttatatattttgatagATTGAGTGACATTCTATtaattgttaataatttcaaacAAACAGAaaccaagaaaaaattaactgtAGAATTATTGTCCAAATTAATCAATAAAGGTAAggacaataaaaaagaggatgatgattattactactattattatgacAATAATTATGGTTGGAAATTGATTAGTTGTTGGTGTTGTGGTGAATACGGTGATTTGATTCACAATGAATTTTTAGATGATCAGTTAGTTTCCTTTTTAACGTCTTTGAATCAAGAATTCTATAGTCAGTCCAACATGCATATGATTAACTACATTTTGACTAGTTGTTTGAAATTATCCATTAAGATTGCtgataaacaaaatattgaaaaattaagacAATTGATTAAATCACATTCGATGGATGccaatttaattttacaaaTGAAAGCCAATCAATTTTTAGTGTTATTTAATGAGCCTGCCCATGTAAAACGTGGTATCTTAGATGTTATGCCTGCCTTTTCTAAGAATGTTGCAACAGTGggtgttaaaaataatggtaatggACTGTCCTATAATGAAGATAGTGTTTCAAAAGGGAATCACAAAActtttaacaataaaaatcagCAAACTGATCTATTGCTAGACTTATTAGATGACATCCCCGCTAATGATACTACCGGTGCTTTAGCTAATAATGCCTCTGCTTCTACAGCTGATATGAATAGTATATCTTTGCCCACATCTTCAATTGAATTGTATACTTCCAAAGATTATTGTTTGAAGATCTATGGGAATATAACTTCTATTGCTGATAATGAGGCGAACTTAGATATTTATATTCAAAATACTGCCACAAACAACAGAAAGGGgacaaatttaaaaattttcattgCAGTTTCTAAACATCAAAAAGTTACATTAGGTCATTTAAGCGACACTATTATACCATCGAATAATGGCGGAATGGTTAAACAGAAAGTAAGAATTACCGGAGAAGGAAAATTAAAGCTAAGAGTTAGATTACAATTCTTAGATGAGACCAATAATGAAAAGACTATTCaatttgattataaatttGATGAAAAATTGTAG
- the ATP1 gene encoding F1F0 ATP synthase subunit alpha (similar to Saccharomyces cerevisiae YBL099W | ATP1 | ATP synthase), whose translation MLSRSAIRSAVRSLTAASIVRVARPATLIAGRRYASTKPQPTEVSTILEEKIRGVNEEANLNETGRVLSVGDGIARVFGLNNCQAEELIEFASGVKGMALNLEPGQVGIVLFGSDRLVKEGEVVKRTGKIVDVPIGPGLLGRVVDALGNPIDGKGPIKAVGRSRAQVKAPGILPRRSVYEPVQTGLKAVDALVPIGRGQRELIIGDRQTGKTAVALDTILNQKRWNNGSDEKKKLYCVYVAVGQKRSTVAQLVQTLEQHDAMKYSIIVAATASEAAPLQYIAPFTAAAIGEWFRDNGRHSLIVYDDLSKQAVAYRQLSLLLRRPPGREAYPGDVFYLHSRLLERAAKMSDAHGGGSMTALPIIETQGGDVSAYIPTNVISITDGQIFLEAELFYKGIRPAINVGLSVSRVGSAAQVKALKQVAGSLKLFLAQYREVAAFAQFGSDLDASTKQTLARGERLTQLLKQKQYSPLAAEEQVPLIYAGVNGYLDKIDLSRISEFETTFLAYLKSNHENILSTIREKGELTKELLADLKSATESFVATF comes from the coding sequence ATGTTGTCCCGTTCTGCTATACGTTCTGCAGTTAGATCCCTTACTGCTGCTAGCATTGTTAGAGTTGCTAGACCAGCCACTTTAATCGCCGGTAGAAGATATGCTTCTACTAAACCCCAACCAACCGAAGTTTCCACTATCttggaagaaaaaattagagGTGTAAATGAAGAAGCTAACTTGAATGAAACCGGTAGAGTTTTATCTGTTGGTGATGGTATTGCCCGTGTTTTTGGTTTGAACAACTGTCAAGCCGAAGAATTGATTGAATTCGCCTCTGGTGTCAAAGGTATGGCCTTAAATTTGGAACCAGGTCAAGTTGGTATTGTCTTGTTCGGTTCTGATCGTTTGGTTAAGGAAGGTGAAGTCGTCAAAAGAACCGGTAAGATTGTTGATGTCCCAATTGGTCCCGGTTTATTAGGAAGAGTTGTTGACGCCTTGGGTAACCCAATTGATGGTAAGGGCCCAATTAAGGCTGTCGGTCGTTCCAGAGCTCAAGTTAAAGCACCAGGTATTTTGCCAAGAAGATCTGTTTACGAACCAGTCCAAACAGGTTTGAAGGCTGTGGATGCTTTAGTCCCAATTGGTAGAGGTCAAAGAGAATTGATTATTGGTGATCGTCAAACTGGTAAGACTGCTGTTGCCTTAGATACTATTTTGAATCAAAAGAGATGGAACAACGGTTCtgatgaaaagaaaaaattgtacTGTGTTTACGTTGCTGTTGGTCAAAAGAGATCCACTGTTGCTCAATTAGTCCAAACTTTGGAACAACACGATGCTATGAAGTACTCCATTATTGTCGCTGCCACTGCTTCTGAAGCTGCCCCATTACAATACATTGCTCCTTTCACCGCTGCTGCTATCGGTGAATGGTTCCGTGACAATGGTAGACATTCTTTGATTGTCTATGACGATTTATCCAAACAAGCTGTCGCCTATCGTCAATTATCCTTGTTATTGAGACGTCCTCCAGGTCGTGAAGCTTATCCAGGTGATGTTTTTTACTTGCATTCTAGATTGTTGGAAAGAGCTGCTAAGATGTCTGATGCCCATGGTGGTGGTTCTATGACTGCTTTACCAATTATTGAAACCCAAGGTGGTGATGTTTCTGCTTATATTCCAACCAATGTTATTTCCATTACTGATGGTCAAATTTTCTTGGAAGCTGAATTATTTTACAAGGGTATTAGACCAGCTATCAATGTTGGTTTGTCCGTTTCTCGTGTTGGTTCCGCAGCTCAAGTCAAAGCTTTGAAACAAGTTGCCGGTTCcttgaaattatttttggcCCAATACAGAGAAGTTGCTGCTTTCGCTCAATTTGGTTCCGATTTGGATGCCTCCACCAAACAAACCTTAGCTAGAGGTGAACGTTTAACTCAATTGttgaaacaaaaacaatactCTCCATTAGCTGCTGAAGAACAAGTTCCATTAATTTATGCCGGTGTTAACGGTTATTTGGATAAGATTGATTTGTCTAGAATTAGTGAATTTGAAACTACCTTCTTGGCCTACTTGAAATCTAACCACGAAAACATTTTAAGCACCATTAGAGAAAAGGGTGAATTGACCAAGGAATTGTTGGCTGACTTGAAGTCTGCCACCGAATCTTTTGTTGCtactttttaa
- the ATH1 gene encoding alpha,alpha-trehalase ATH1 (similar to Saccharomyces cerevisiae YPR026W | ATH1 | Acid TreHalase) yields MYRHKSKKWLNFITGSEKFYYDEDEMVLGSNLITENTFSRQAYVSNGYIGSRIPNLGFGYSEDQYNPQIDKNKDPSALINGWPLRNKRYSGAFISDFYCLTEKLTSTNFPELDEEGYTSVLSAIPQWTDVQISLNRNIVLSPETVNIADIKNYGQNLSMAHGMVTTEFEWLNLLKIRTSVLAHKKNYPIGLLKFEISLVDTKDSALSPVALQFSNILNFSTSHRTILKDYGYNSTSDSIYMVVEPKNVPYSNAAIVSMLAYDENNIFPKNIDIIRTNHSIEQLYDFQLTPGETLTIYKYSVIHSTEFTESLDNLALSLSLVQSLSKENKKSKEDLYEELELSHVNAWTDLYNTEAFVEIPSNSLLEMTVRSSIYHLLANTRKYNISSDRGLPVPVSGLSSDSYGGMVFWDADLWMMPGILPFAPAIAKHIVTYRNSTQQQARLNAAKYNMSGALYPWTSARFANCTSTGPCVDYEYHINIDIVWSAFILYLSGAGGSVDGGSNDEEYLKYTLWPMMKSAADFFESFVKYNETLDKYTTHNLTDPDEFSNFIDNGAFTNGGIKLLMKWVTDVGNHLDETINPKWLDIHDKMYIPTQNGITLEYSGMNSTTETKQSDVLLLTYPLSFYQDNDLDNAINNLYYYSQHQSADGPSMTYPVYAAAANYLLNHGCSSQGYLYKSIIPYLRSPFAQFSEQSNDTAETRPAFPFLTANGGFLQSVVFGLTGLRYSYEMDDNLKIKRYLEFNPVSLPLLPGGLAIRNFKYLRSVLDIELVDNLAIIKHKSGDSDILVKVPNRTIIDDQNNTTKFPNNFDYVEHILPPHSLLEIPAFEPLLNVENSVSECAFVENLTPGVSGDVSLSILDGNNYTHWQPLNKQRATLLIDIGTGNAKILEKAYILWGERPAANISISILPHGLDIKKILKEHVRQNNSIIQDESIVFVETDFDVDFDIDFDIESLMLWEDVHQKERPNKLIDLFKPLVTDYKIKPSEPVFENNNDEIRIIKGNETEIIFDYDNIDDYENYMTRFILVSVEGTIANDDVDDYGATIREIALI; encoded by the coding sequence atgtaTCGTCACAAGTCAAAGAAGTGGCTAAACTTTATAACAGGCTcagaaaaattttattatgatGAGGATGAAATGGTTTTGGGTTCAAATTTAATCACCGAAAACACTTTTTCAAGACAAGCATATGTTAGTAATGGATATATTGGGTCGAGAATTCCTAATTTAGGCTTTGGCTATTCGGAAGATCAGTATAACCCAcaaatagataaaaataaagatccAAGTGCTTTAATAAATGGTTGGCCTTTAAGGAATAAAAGGTATAGCGGAGCTTTTATTTCcgatttttattgtttaacAGAGAAATTGACTTCTACAAATTTCCCGGAATTAGATGAGGAGGGATATACAAGTGTACTTTCTGCAATACCACAATGGACAGATGTACAGATATCTTTGAACAGGAATATTGTATTATCTCCAGAAACCGTGAATATAGCAGATATAAAGAATTATGGACAGAATCTATCTATGGCTCATGGAATGGTAACAACCGAATTTGAGTGGTTAAACTTACTAAAAATTAGAACTTCTGTATTGgcacataaaaaaaattatccaatCGGCCTATTAAAGTTTGAAATAAGTTTAGTTGACACTAAGGATAGTGCCCTATCGCCTGTTGCTCTTCAGTTTTCCAacattttgaatttttctACTTCACACAGAACTATTTTGAAGGATTATGGCTATAATTCTACCTCAGATTCTATCTATATGGTTGTTGAGCCCAAAAATGTTCCCTATTCGAATGCAGCTATTGTTTCTATGCTGGCCTATGACGAAAACAATAtctttccaaaaaatattgacaTAATAAGGACAAATCATTCTATTGAGCAACTTTATGACTTTCAGCTCACGCCTGGGGAAACTTTAACCATTTATAAATACTCTGTTATTCATTCTACCGAATTTACCGAATCTTTAGATAATCTAGCCCTCTCTTTATCACTGGTTCAATCACTCAGCAaagagaataaaaaaagtaagGAGGATCTGTACGAAGAATTAGAACTCTCACATGTCAACGCATGGACTGATTTATACAATACTGAAGCCTTTGTAGAAATACCATCAAACAGTTTATTGGAAATGACTGTTAGGTCTTCAATTTATCATTTACTAGCCAACACCAGAAAATACAACATATCGTCTGATAGAGGATTGCCTGTACCGGTTTCCGGTTTGAGTTCTGATTCGTATGGAGGTATGGTCTTTTGGGATGCTGATCTTTGGATGATGCCAGGTATTTTACCGTTTGCACCAGCCATAGCCAAACACATTGTAACTTACAGAAATAGCACTCAGCAACAAGCTAGGTTGAATGCCgcaaaatataatatgtCAGGTGCACTGTATCCATGGACTTCGGCTAGATTTGCCAATTGTACATCTACGGGACCTTGTGTGGATTACGAATATCACATTAACATAGACATAGTATGGAGTGCATTCATCTTATATTTAAGTGGTGCTGGTGGAAGTGTAGATGGAGGATCTAATGATGAGgaatatttgaaatatacGCTTTGGCCGATGATGAAATCTGCAGctgatttttttgaatcTTTTGTGAAATATAATGAAACTTTAGATAAGTATACTACACACAATTTAACCGACCCGGATGAGTTTTCGAATTTTATAGACAATGGTGCTTTCACCAACGGTGgcattaaattattaatgaagTGGGTTACTGATGTTGGTAACCATTTAGATGAAACAATCAATCCCAAGTGGTTGGATATTCATGATAAAATGTATATTCCCACGCAAAACGGAATAACTTTGGAATACTCGGGCATGAATTCTACTACTGAAACAAAACAAAGTGATGTATTGCTACTAACGTACCCATTAAGTTTTTATCAGGATAATGATTTAGACAATgcaattaataatttatattattattcccAGCACCAGTCTGCAGATGGACCATCGATGACATATCCGGTTTATGCCGCTGCTGCCAACTATTTGTTGAACCATGGGTGTTCTTCTCAGGGGTATCTATACAAATCCATCATACCATATTTGAGATCTCCCTTTGCGCAATTTAGCGAGCAATCTAACGATACAGCCGAAACTAGACCTGCATTCCCATTCTTGACAGCTAACGGTGGATTCTTACAAAGTGTAGTATTTGGATTGACTGGTTTAAGATATTCTTATGAAATGGAcgataatttgaaaattaaaaggtaTTTGGAGTTCAATCCGGTTAGCCTACCTCTTTTGCCCGGTGGATTGGCTATTAGGAATTTCAAATATCTGAGATCTGTATTAGACATAGAGCTTGTTGACAATCTTGCAATCATTAAGCATAAATCAGGTGACAGTGACATATTGGTTAAAGTTCCTAATAGAACTATCATTGATGACCAAAATAATACCACCAAATTCCCCaataattttgattatGTGGAGCATATATTACCGCCACACAGTTTATTAGAAATACCAGCCTTTGAACCTTTGTTAAATGTGGAGAATAGTGTTTCTGAGTGTGCTTTTGTGGAGAATTTGACGCCTGGTGTGTCTGGGGATGTATCGTTATCAATATTGGATGGCAACAATTACACTCATTGGCAACCGctaaacaaacaaagagcaactttattaattgaTATTGGAACGGGAAATGcaaaaattttggaaaaagcATATATATTGTGGGGTGAAAGACCAGCAGCCAATATCTCCATTTCCATCTTGCCACATGGTttagatataaaaaagattctGAAAGAGCATGTCAGGcaaaataattcaataatACAAGATGAGtctattgtttttgttgaaaCTGATTTTGACGTTGATTTTGATATTGATTTTGATATTGAATCTTTAATGCTATGGGAAGATGTCCACCAGAAGGAACGCCCAAATAAACTAATTGATTTGTTTAAACCTTTGGTTACTGATTATAAGATTAAGCCCTCTGAGCCGGtgtttgaaaataataacgatgAAATAAGGATAATTAAAGGTAATGAGACTGAAATTATATTTGACTACGATAATATTGATGACTATGAGAACTATATGACAAGGTTTATACTGGTTTCAGTGGAGGGCACTATAGCTAATGATGATGTTGATGATTATGGAGCCACTATCAGAGAAATTGCgttaatttaa
- the YOP1 gene encoding Yop1p (similar to Saccharomyces cerevisiae YPR028W | YOP1 | YIP One Partner): protein MSDFFSTFKSQLQSLDTKCTGNKVMDTFTAKTGLPRSYGILGTFVFYLFLIFTNVGGVGQILTNFIGFVIPTYYSLVALKTSTTQDDHDLLIYWVVFGFLSVIEFWSKTILYWIPFYFFFKTAFLIYVAVPQFGGAKLIYNNLIDPLTSKYIKIAEPIPNESVSSEINEKIDEVASSTKTSGFSRHH from the coding sequence ATGTCTGATTTTTTTAGCACCTTCAAGAGTCAATTACAATCACTAGATACTAAATGTACAGGAAACAAAGTCATGGATACTTTTACGGCCAAAACTGGTTTACCAAGATCATACGGTATTTTGGGTacttttgtattttatttatttttaatcttcACCAATGTAGGTGGTGTTGGTCAAATTTTAACGAATTTTATCGGTTTTGTTATTCCAACTTATTACAGTTTAGTCGCTTTGAAAACTAGCACCACTCAAGATGATCACGACTTGTTAATTTATTGGGTTGTTTTTGGCTTTCTTAGTGTCATTGAATTTTGGTCTAAAACCATTTTATATTGGAttccattttatttcttctttaaaactgcctttttaatttatgtTGCTGTCCCACAATTCGGTGGTGCCAAGCTCATTTACAATAATCTCATTGATCCATTAACCagtaaatatattaaaattgctGAACCAATTCCAAATGAATCTGTCTCTTCtgaaattaatgaaaaaattgatgaaGTTGCCTCTTCCACTAAAACCTCCGGTTTTTCGAGACATCATTGA